CGGCATGTTGCGCCGGGACGAGGTCGACCAGCCGTCGCAGGACTGACAACAGCTCGATCAACTCCTCGGTCCATGTGCTCGGCCATGACGTCACATGGATGTCGTCGAGAGGGCTCGTCCTCCGGCTGGTGGGGGACGCCTTCCGGTAACCGAACCACTTCCTGACGATGCGCATCTCTCCGACCTCGTAGTTCCAGACGCCAGGCGGTACTCCTGTGAAGACACCTGGCCCCACGTGCAGTGCGTTGCGTTCCTCGTCGTACGTCAGGCTTTCGGGTACGTCGGTTCCGATGTGTGTCGCGTACTTCACCTGCCTGGGGTCGCCCGGGGGAAGCGGACACCGTCCTCATCGGACATCTGCGCCCTGCCGGGGATGTCGTGCCCGCC
This portion of the Streptomyces mirabilis genome encodes:
- a CDS encoding type ISP restriction/modification enzyme, whose amino-acid sequence is MKYATHIGTDVPESLTYDEERNALHVGPGVFTGVPPGVWNYEVGEMRIVRKWFGYRKASPTSRRTSPLDDIHVTSWPSTWTEELIELLSVLRRLVDLVPAQHAVTVKIVNSPVISRADLTSSGILPPQPRANRGRRRVVLEFDDPAQP